One segment of Saprospiraceae bacterium DNA contains the following:
- a CDS encoding HNH endonuclease produces the protein MQFAIEIDDSYVIPETHLDNSQFIEQRLADAPAEKRTQLGLLLRYLYQKTDGRTNIERSVIIAVEPLISQAENIMARWLQTRTNGSERKNYGTKALITARNAHYRCEKCGFPDVRALQLDHIDGRRSSETDFMCLCASCHQIKSRKKDWLG, from the coding sequence ATGCAGTTTGCAATCGAAATTGATGACAGTTATGTAATCCCTGAAACCCATCTCGACAACTCACAATTTATTGAACAGCGTCTTGCTGATGCTCCTGCGGAAAAACGCACTCAACTTGGGCTATTGCTTCGCTATCTTTATCAAAAAACCGACGGTCGAACTAACATTGAAAGAAGTGTAATTATAGCTGTTGAACCTCTAATCTCGCAAGCAGAAAATATTATGGCGCGTTGGTTACAAACTCGTACTAATGGAAGTGAGCGAAAAAATTATGGAACCAAAGCCTTGATTACTGCTCGAAATGCACATTATCGTTGCGAAAAATGTGGATTCCCCGATGTTAGGGCACTTCAACTTGACCATATTGATGGACGACGTTCTTCCGAAACAGACTTTATGTGTCTTTGTGCTAGCTGTCATCAGATAAAATCGAGGAAAAAAGATTGGCTTGGTTAA
- a CDS encoding DUF4160 domain-containing protein gives MPQISRFFGIIISMYFNDHNPPHFHAQYGEDECLIEINTLTVIEGKIPSRALGMVIEWATLHKEELMENWEKASNLEPLLKILPLR, from the coding sequence ATGCCGCAGATTAGCCGCTTCTTTGGCATCATCATTTCGATGTATTTCAATGACCACAACCCGCCGCATTTTCACGCCCAATACGGGGAAGATGAATGTCTTATTGAAATCAACACTTTGACTGTTATCGAGGGTAAAATTCCTTCACGAGCACTCGGAATGGTCATCGAATGGGCAACTTTGCACAAAGAAGAATTGATGGAAAATTGGGAGAAAGCCAGCAATCTTGAGCCTCTTTTGAAGATTTTACCGCTGCGATAA
- a CDS encoding DUF2442 domain-containing protein, giving the protein MFPHLLSVQPTAKYKLHLRYDDGTEGMADVSHLAGRGVFRQWDEGDLFFQVKIDPETNALVWNEMLDLDPDSLYLQIKGLTFEQFKASRKQPAHAAD; this is encoded by the coding sequence ATGTTCCCACACCTCCTCTCTGTCCAACCCACAGCCAAATACAAACTCCACCTTCGCTATGACGACGGCACGGAAGGCATGGCCGACGTGTCGCACCTGGCCGGGCGCGGCGTTTTTCGGCAATGGGACGAAGGCGACTTATTTTTTCAGGTAAAAATTGACCCCGAAACGAACGCCCTTGTTTGGAACGAAATGCTCGACCTCGACCCCGACAGCCTCTACCTGCAAATCAAGGGTTTGACTTTCGAACAATTCAAAGCCTCGCGAAAACAGCCCGCCCATGCCGCAGATTAG
- a CDS encoding GNAT family N-acetyltransferase: protein MLEINFPSFPTLHTPRLLLREMTPDDAESLFQLRSNEQAMRYLGRPLQKDVSEAVEFIEKIRANFAQNEAVAWGIAFHGQPNLLGNISFWKMDKANHRTEIGYMLHPDYWGRGIMSEAMAAALEYCFRVLNFHSIEANTDPENEASGRLLEKHGFVQEAYFRENLYLEGRFLDSRIYSKINPYHSVHSSDESKSPEELSKH from the coding sequence ATGCTCGAAATCAACTTCCCTTCCTTCCCCACCCTCCACACCCCGCGCCTGCTCCTGCGTGAAATGACCCCCGACGACGCGGAATCCCTTTTTCAACTGCGCTCCAATGAGCAGGCGATGCGCTATCTGGGTCGGCCTTTGCAAAAAGACGTGAGCGAGGCGGTGGAGTTCATTGAAAAAATTCGGGCGAATTTTGCTCAAAATGAGGCCGTTGCATGGGGCATTGCATTTCACGGGCAGCCCAACCTGCTCGGCAACATTTCCTTCTGGAAAATGGACAAAGCCAACCACCGCACGGAAATCGGCTATATGCTGCACCCCGACTACTGGGGTCGAGGCATCATGAGTGAAGCGATGGCCGCCGCCCTCGAATACTGCTTCCGGGTGCTGAATTTCCACAGCATCGAGGCCAACACCGACCCCGAAAACGAGGCTTCTGGGCGGCTGTTGGAAAAACACGGCTTCGTGCAAGAGGCTTATTTTCGGGAAAATCTCTACTTAGAGGGGCGCTTCTTGGATTCGCGCATTTACTCGAAAATCAATCCATATCATTCTGTGCATTCGTCGGACGAATCAAAATCACCCGAAGAATTGAGCAAACATTAG